A genomic segment from Aegilops tauschii subsp. strangulata cultivar AL8/78 chromosome 1, Aet v6.0, whole genome shotgun sequence encodes:
- the LOC109787337 gene encoding 3-ketoacyl-CoA synthase 5, with translation MVSKHLKPLYQLVVNNFRIVVVAPVTAVVLLRNAAPLGPDELLSRLHGLRQVHVFLAVFLPFAIATLYLMRRPRSVYLVDYACCRPKSNCRVSIASFIESARLSPYIDDGTFHFMTRMLQRSGLGDQTYLHPSLHHIPPHCCLSESRDEAEQIIFATVDDLLAKTGISPAAIDILVTNCSGFTPTPSFTDIIVNKYKLRGDIRNVNMSGMGCSAGVISLDVARSLLQAAPRGAHALVVSMEVTSFIYYTGPDRTMLLPGALFRMGAAAVLLSTSRAKSRLRLTHIVRTLNAAKDRAYLCASLKEDEHGETGIYLSKDLVPVAGETLKANIAALGSVVLPPSEKLLFALSFIARKALGRRIKLYVPDFHMAFEHFCVHSGGRAVIDAVQTSLCLSDENVEPSRMTLHRFGNTSSSSLWYELAYIEAKGRMRKGDRVWMVGFGSGFKCNSAVWECIRSPSDVTTLGAPWADSIHQYPVKI, from the coding sequence ATGGTGAGCAAGCACCTCAAACCCCTCTACCAGCTGGTCGTGAACAACTTCCGCAtcgtcgtcgtggcaccagtcacAGCCGTCGTCCTTCTCCGCAATGCCGCGCCACTCGGCCCCGACGAGCTGCTCTCCCGGCTCCATGGGCTGCGGCAGGTCCATGTCTTCCTAGCCGTCTTCCTACCGTTCGCCATAGCCACCCTCTACCTCATGCGCCGCCCCCGTAGCGTGTACCTCGTGGACTACGCCTGCTGCCGGCCTAAATCCAATTGCCGAGTATCCATAGCCTCCTTCATCGAGAGCGCCCGTCTGTCGCCGTACATCGACGACGGCACCTTCCATTTCATGACGCGCATGCTCCAGCGCTCGGGCCTGGGCGACCAGACCTACCTCCACCCTTCGCTGCACCACATCCCGCCGCACTGCTGCCTGAGCGAAAGCCGCGACGAGGCGGAGCAGATCATCTTCGCGACCGTCGACGACCTGCTCGCCAAGACGGGCATAAGTCCCGCAGCGATCGACATACTCGTCACCAACTGCAGCGGCTTCACCCCGACGCCGAGCTTCACCGACATCATCGTGAACAAGTACAAGCTCCGAGGAGACATCCGGAACGTGAACATGTCCGGGATGGGGTGCAGCGCTGGGGTGATCTCCCTCGATGTGGCGAGGAGCCTCCTGCAAGCGGCGCCGCGGGGCGCGCACGCCCTGGTGGTGTCCATGGAGGTTACCTCCTTTATATACTACACCGGACCAGACCGGACGATGCTGCTGCCAGGTGCGCTCTTCCGGATGGGCGCGGCGGCGGTGCTGCTGTCCACATCCAGGGCCAAGTCCCGGCTCCGTCTCACGCACATCGTGCGAACGCTCAACGCCGCCAAGGACAGAGCCTACCTGTGCGCGTCGCTCAAGGAGGACGAGCATGGAGAGACGGGGATATACCTGTCCAAGGACCTCGTGCCCGTTGCCGGAGAAACACTCAAGGCCAACATCGCCGCTTTAGGGTCCGTTGTCCTCCCGCCGTCCGAGAAGCTGCTCTTTGCGCTATCCTTCATCGCCCGGAAGGCACTGGGCAGGAGGATCAAGCTGTACGTGCCTGATTTCCACATGGCCTTCGAGCACTTCTGTGTCCATTCCGGCGGCCGGGCGGTGATCGATGCGGTGCAGACCAGCCTGTGCCTGTCGGATGAGAACGTTGAGCCATCGCGGATGACGCTTCATCGGTTTGGGAACACGTCCAGCAGCTCGCTGTGGTACGAGCTGGCGTATATCGAGGCCAAGGGACGGATGCGGAAGGGTGACCGCGTGTGGATGGTCGGCTTCGGCTCTGGCTTCAAGTGCAACAGTGCCGTGTGGGAGTGCATTAGGTCGCCCAGCGACGTGACCACTCTTGGCGCGCCTTGGGCTGATTCCATTCATCAGTACCCTGTGAAGATCTag